The nucleotide sequence TCCTGAACATCATAAATGAGCGTTACATAGGGGTCTATCATATCAAAGCTCTCTTCCTCCAAGTCAGGTTGACTATAGGCTAGTCTTTGATAATTTAATCCTCCCACAAGCTTTAGCTTTTCACTAAGATTTTGGTCTAAAACAATATCTCCCTGAAAATTTTTTGCTTCATTGTCTGAAATAAAACCAGATGAATCAAAAAATCTTTCCAGCTTGCTTACGAAGAAGTTTCCTTTAGCATTACCTCCAAGCCACTTATACGTTGGTGAAGCACCAAACCTCAGCTGTTTATACTCAGAAAAATTTGCCTGAGCATCGGCGAAAGCTCCACCATCAAAATCTGATTCAAAGTAGTCATAAGCACCAGTCAATCCAAGATTGAATGACTCAGTAACCTGATAACCTACTTTTCCAAGGAAGTTATAACCTTCAAATCCATCATCATCAAAATTTCCAGATCCTGATTCATCTCTTGCCGCTGAGAAACCATCGGACGACTTGTATCCTCCATTGATTACATAAGATAACTTATCTGCACTTCCAGAAACTCCCGCATTTGCCTTGAATGTATTAAAGCTTCCATATTCTATTTTAGCATTTCCACTGATTGGCTTACTACTTGATTTCCTTAATGTAATATTAATAACCCCAGCTGCAGCCCCTGTTCCATAAAGTGTACTTAGCCCTCCTTTTAGAATTTCTATTGATTCTATTTGATCAACATCTAGCAACCTAAGGTCATATGTTTGATCTATGCCTGAGGGATCGTTAAACGGTACTCCGTCGATCAGTACCAATGTACGTTTACTTGAAGCGCCTCTTACGAAATAATCAATATTAGTTCCTAAAGGCCCAAAATTTCCATCCATTTGAACGCCTGGGACTTCATTTAACAGATCAGCTACAGATCTGGCCGAGCTATTTTCAATATCCTTTCTAGTGATCTTAAAAATAGACTTTCCAGATTTTTCAACAGGGATTTCTGATTTGGTTCCTGTGACTACCACTTCATCCAATTGGACGGTCTTGAGGGTGTCCTGTGCCTTGACAGTCCATCCCATGCACGCTAATGCAATGATTAATTTTAATTTTCTCATAGTTATTTAGATACTATGAGCCTCGTAGAAAGAATGGAGTTAACCCCTTCCTCTGCCTTCACCCGAAGCTTAGAATTTATATTGATATGGCAGGTCTCCTGGCTTGTCTGGTTTTGGCTTCCTTCCCATAGAGACGCTTATCGTCTTTACAGTGGATATGATATGACCAAAACATTCTTCAGACTTACAGTTGCGGGGACAGCCCTTGAATTTCCATTAAATGGATCACAAGATTCCCGTTTTAATTCTCCTCCACAGATGTGGAATCAAAACCAAGTCAAGAACAAAACTAAACAACTTACCGAGTTGATGAGCTACTTTTGAAGCATGAATAGATTGATTTTCGGAACAATAATTCTT is from Marinobacter alexandrii and encodes:
- a CDS encoding TonB-dependent receptor, with amino-acid sequence MRKLKLIIALACMGWTVKAQDTLKTVQLDEVVVTGTKSEIPVEKSGKSIFKITRKDIENSSARSVADLLNEVPGVQMDGNFGPLGTNIDYFVRGASSKRTLVLIDGVPFNDPSGIDQTYDLRLLDVDQIESIEILKGGLSTLYGTGAAAGVINITLRKSSSKPISGNAKIEYGSFNTFKANAGVSGSADKLSYVINGGYKSSDGFSAARDESGSGNFDDDGFEGYNFLGKVGYQVTESFNLGLTGAYDYFESDFDGGAFADAQANFSEYKQLRFGASPTYKWLGGNAKGNFFVSKLERFFDSSGFISDNEAKNFQGDIVLDQNLSEKLKLVGGLNYQRLAYSQPDLEEESFDMIDPYVTLIYDVQDFNIQVGGRLNNHSDYGTNLVYNINPSYIYSLEEFDVKIFSSYSTSFITPSLFQLFGPFGANPDLDPEESRSAEGGFSIFNEAFDLSMVYFYRKDENLILFTGGSTSSYVNADQEIETDGLEISGTLDFEKNVTLSGHYTYTRRLNDQIAYRIPAHKYGISATYLPVNNLTTKLSYLHTGERDLQYFDNATFETVQVDAESFDLFDFLVSYKWNDLTLSGSLNNIFNEDYQAIAGFNSVGRNYTMGLKYTFN